The window TTAAAGGCCCTGGTTGAAATGAAGCCGTAGAGGCTAATTGCATAATTTTGCCAGATTTTCTTTCAAGCATTCCATCTAAGTATAATCGAGTAAGTATCGTTAGGCTGGAAATATTTAAATCAATCATTTGAGTAGCTTTATTGAGATCTGATTTACTGAACTCTTCAAAATCTCCAAAGCCGGCATTATTTATCAAGTAATCAATTGAAATGTTATTTTTTTCAGTAAACTCAAATAGATCATAAGCCGATTGGGTTTCCGACAGATCAAAAGCAGCAACTGTCACTTTAATTTTGTGACGGCTTTCTAACTCTTTTTTGAGATCCAAAAGCTTTTGTTCTGATCTTGCGACCAATACTAAGTCATCTCCTTTTTGTGCGTGAATTTTTGCTAGCTCTAAGCCAATGCCTGAAGAGGCTCCTGTAATTAATGCAGTTTTCATATTGTTAATTGTTATAGATTGAATATTCATTCGGTTTTTGATAAAAAAATTATTTCTTGACTGCTTTCCAAGCGAAATTTGCCAAGTCTGATACTGTGCTTTTATTTA is drawn from Marivirga arenosa and contains these coding sequences:
- a CDS encoding SDR family NAD(P)-dependent oxidoreductase; translated protein: MKTALITGASSGIGLELAKIHAQKGDDLVLVARSEQKLLDLKKELESRHKIKVTVAAFDLSETQSAYDLFEFTEKNNISIDYLINNAGFGDFEEFSKSDLNKATQMIDLNISSLTILTRLYLDGMLERKSGKIMQLASTASFQPGPLMAVYYATKHYVLAFSEAIAEELKGSGVTVTALCPGPTASGFQSAADLGDSKLVKNKKLPTSAEVAQYGYHAMLNGKRVAIHGFQNKLMAFSVRFTPRSWVTALVKKLSAKA